GGACATCCACGGCATGCATGCAGCCGAAGGCATCCTCACCACCCGCGGCGGCATGACCAGCCACGCGGCGGTGGTCGCCCGCGGCATGGGCAAGCCCTGCGTCTCGGGCGCCGGCTCGCTGCGCGTCGACTACCAGGCTCAGACCATGACGGTGGCTGGCCAGACCCTGAAGAAGGGCGATGTCATCACCATCGACGGCTCGACCGGCCAGGTCCTGCTCGGTGAGGTCGCCATGTTGCAGCCGGAACTCTCCGGCGAATTCGGCACGCTGATGGGCTGGGCCGACCAGACCCGCCGCCTGAAGGTGCGCACCAATGCCGAAACGCCGGCGGATGCCCGCGTCGCGGTCAAGTTCGGCGCCGAGGGCATCGGCCTCTGCCGTACCGAGCACATGTTCTTCGACGAGGACCGCATCGTCGCCGTCCGCGAGATGATCCTCGCCGACGACGAGAAGGGCCGTCGTGCCGCGCTCGCCAAGCTCCTGCCGATGCAGCGCTCCGACTTCGTCGAGCTGTTCGACATCATGGCGGGCCTGCCGGTGACCATCCGCCTGCTCGATCCGCCGTTGCACGAATTCCTGCCGCACACCGACGAGGAAATCGCCGAAGTGGCCAAGGCCATGGGCGCCGATCCCCGCAAGCTCAAGGCGCGCGCCGAGGAGCTGCACGAGTTCAATCCAATGCTCGGCTTCCGAGGCTGCCGTCTGGCCGTGGCCTATCCCGAGATCGCGGAGATGCAGGCCCGCGCGATCTTCGAGGCTGCCGCCGATTCCGCCGCCAAGAGCGGCAAGCCGGTCGTCCCCGAGGTCATGGTGCCGCTGGTCGCCATCAAGGCCGAGCTCGACATCGTGAAGGCGCGCATCGTCGCCATGGCCGAAGCGGTCATGGCCGAGAAGGGCGTGACGTTCGAATATATCGTCGGCACGATGATCGAGCTGCCGCGGGCTGCCCTGCAGGCTGGAAAGATCGCCGAATCCGCTGAATTCTTCTCGTTCGGCACCAACGATCTGACGCAGACGACCTTCGGCATCTCGCGCGACGACGCGGCGAGCTTCCTCAATCCCTATCTCGCCAAGGGCCTGCTGGAGGTCGATCCCTTCGTCTCGCTCGATCAGGATGGCGTCGGCGAACTGGTCAAGATTGCCGCCGAACGCGGCCGCGCCACCAGGCCCGACATCAAGCTCGGCATCTGCGGCGAGCATGGCGGCGATCCCGCCTCCATCCACTTCTGCGAGACGGTCGGCCTCGATTATGTGTCGTGCTCGCCGTTCCGCGTGCCGATCGCCCGCCTGGCGGCCGCGCAGGCAGCTCTCGGCAAGGCGGCGGCAAGCCAGGCCTGACGAATTGCGGCGGCTGCGTCTAACGGCGCAGTCGCCGTCTCTGGCCGTCCGGTGCCAGACATGCGACGGTTCCGGCCAATCCAGATGAGCCGCGAGATCTTCAGCGTGACCGAACCGACCGACCGCACCCTGCCCGTCACCGGCCTCGCCTTCACGGCCCTCATGCTGGTGGCGGGCGCAGGCATCGCCTTTCTGCTCAAGGCCTATCCGGGCCTTGGCGAGAAGGTGCCGGGCATGCTGCTGCTGCTGATCGTCGCCTTCCCGTTCGATCTGGCGGTCAATGCCCTGGCCGCGCGCGGCTCTGTCGGACCGCTGACCATGAACTGGCGGGTCGGCGGCTTCATTGCCGGCGCGCTCCTGCAGATCGGCCTGACCGGCTATGTCCTCCGCTGATCGTGCGCGGACCGTCCTGACGCTCGATGGCCTGCGCACCGGCGGCAAGCGCGCCATGGCGGCGGCGCTTGCGGCGATCGAGACGGCTGCCGGGTCCATCGAACTCGCAGATCTCCTCGACCGGGCCTGCCGCGATCCACGGGCGGCAACACTCGGCCTCACCGGGCCGCCGGGCGTCGGCAAGTCGACCCTCTCCAACGCCCTTGTCAGCGGCTGGCGCCGGGCCGGTGAGACCGTCGGCGTGATCGCCATCGATCCCTCGTCGCGGCGCACTGGCGGCGCTCTGCTGGGCGACCGGGCCCGCATCTCCACCGACCCGACCGATCGCGGCGTCTTCATCCGCTCCATGGCGGCACGCGACCGGTTGGGCGGGCTCTCAGACCAGACGGTTGCCGCCATGGTGCTGATGCGCGCGGTCTATGACCGCGTGCTGATCGAGAGTGTCGGCATTGGCCAGTCGGAAGCCGATGTCGCGATGGTCGCCGACACGGTGGTGCTGTGCATTCAGCCGGGCTCGGGCGACAGCCTGCAATTCATGAAGGCCGGCGTCATGGAACTGCCGGATGTCATCGTGGTGACCAAGGCCGACATGGGCGAGGCCGCCTTGCGCGCCAAGGCCGATGTCGAGGGCGCACTGACGCTGGTGACGCGGGATTCCGGCGCCTGGGTCGCACCGGTCGTTCTGGTCTCATCGACGACGGGCTCCGGTCTCGATGCCCTCGCTGACGCCGTCGCCGCCCATGCTGGCTGGCTGGCTGGCACGAGGCTGACCGAGCGGCGTGTGCTGCAGGAGCGGCAATGGGTCGAGGAGACGATCCGCACGCGCTTCGGCACGGCCGGCCTGGCGCTGCTCCCGGGTCTCGATGCCCGTGACGGTCCCTTCCAGCGCGAGCGCGCCGCCACCGAAAGTCTCGCGCGCCGCCTTGCCGGCTCCGGGCATTAACCCGCTCTCAACGTTACTTCGGCGATAAGGTTAGCGACCGGTGACCAATGTGTCCGGCCCGGCCTGTTGTTGTGTGGCGTTCTGCGTGGAGTGCGTTGCCTATGCGTGCGTTGCGTCGGCGTATGGCGTCCAAGATCGGCTCGATGGTCCTTGTTCCGGGCCTCGCCGCGTCTTTCCTGGTCCTCGGCAACCAGCCGGTGGCCCATCAGGATCTGACAAGCTTTCTCGCGGCCCGGTCGGGCGCTGACCAGACGTGGCGCCGCCATGTCGCAAGCCTTGTGCGCCCCTCCATGGCGGTCGCAAGCTTCGCCCTGCCTCAGCCCCTGCCGCGTCAGACGACCGAGCCGCTGCGTGTCCTTGCGGCCCATGGCGGGATGTCCGCGACGCCGGTCGATCCCCGCCGGTCCGGTCGCATGCCGGGCCCGGCGCTCGGCGCTGGCATGGACAGCGCCGTGATCTATCCGGCGGTCAATCGCGAAGCCAAGGGCGACCTGCTGCTCGAGCGCGTGTCACTGCGTCCCAGCATTGGATCGCTCCGCCAGGAGCCGTCCCTGTTCACCCCGCCGACCGATCTGGCCTCCATCGGCCGCTTCGAGGCCGAGGATCTCGGCGAGATCGTCGATACCGAACATTCGCCGCTGGCGCTTGGCGGCATCCAGCTTGCGGCGGTGACGCCGGGTATCGGCATCGATGACCGGTCGACGGCCGCGAGGCTTGGCCTCGGCGCGCCATTCATCTCGCCTGCCGATCCGCTGCTTGCCGAAGGTCCTGCCGAGGACGCCCCGCGCCTTGGCGCAGTCCCATCGAGCGAGCGCGCCGGTATCTCCATCACCGGCGATGGCCTTATCGCCCGCGCGGGCGCCGGCTTCGGCGCGCCGTCGATCCCGCTCGAGAATGAGCCGTTCCGTGTCGCGACCACCCACGAGGCGACGGCCGGCTTCGATCCGATGCCGGGCGGCTTTGCCACCGATCGTCGTGGCGACCAGCCGAACGGCGTCGTGGCCCGCGCTCTGACCATGCCGGCGCCGTCGGCGCTGCAGCCCTCCCAGCCGATGCCGGTGATGCGGCCGCCGACCAATGGTCATCCCGCCCTCGCCCTGGGCCTGTCGGGGCCGACGCTGGTGCGCGCCGAACGCTGCCTTGCCGAGGCCGTCTATTGGGAGGCGCGCAGCGAGCCGGAGCGTGGCCAGATGGCGGTCGCTCAGGTCGTGCTCAACCGGGCCAATTCCGGCTTCTATCCGCGCGATGTCTGCGGCGTCGTCTATCAGAACGCCCACCGGCACCTCGCCTGCCAGTTCACCTTCGCCTGCGAGGGGCGACGCAGCCTCGTGCCGACCGAGGCCGAACCCTGGGCGCAGGCGACCCGCATCGCACGCGGCATGATGTCCGGTCAGCTCTGGCTTGCCGATGTGGGCCACGCGACCCATTACCACGCGACCTATGTCCGCCCCTGGTGGGCACGCTCGATGAACCGCCTGCAGCAGATCGGCGTCCATGTGTTCTACCGCCCGCGCAACTGGGGCTCCGAGCCGCAACCGGTCGCGGCGCCTCAGGCCCAGGCGGTCGCCGCAGGCGGCGCAAGCTGAACCCAGGCGCCATCACGGCTTGATCACGCGATGATCACGCCCAGCCTGTCCCGTATCAACGAGGCGTGAGCGCGCAACCGCCTTGCCGTGCCGCTGTGTATGGGCCTGCAGAGACGCATGACCGTGTGTCTCGAGACTTGGCCCAGACCCAGTGACATGGAGACCATCATGAAGACCGCCGCTCTTGCCGCCGCCCTCGCCCTTGCTGCCCTCGCCCCGGCTTTCGCCGAAGGCACCGAACAGCAGTTCATCGGAACGCCCGAGCGCGTGATGACGCAGTCGCCGCGCGAATTCGCAGCGCCGATGACCCGCGCTGTCCGCCAGATGCCGATGGCCCGCCCCACCGCCGCCCAGGCCGAGATCGATCGCAACGCCGTGCCCCCCGGCATCTGATCGGCAGCCTGGTCTGATACGGATGCGCCGGGGCCCTGTCCCCGGCGCGTCGCGTTCTGCCATCGCGTACCGGGATGGCAGTCATCACAGCTTTTCGTTTCCGGGTTGGCCGTAGCTCGGCCTAGTCTATCGTGTACCAGCACGTCGATTCCCCGGAGCGCGCCATGACCTCGACAGACACCGCCCGCCCCGAGACCTGGCGCACGCCCTTCGTGATCGTCGTCTGCGGCTGCCTGATCGGCCTGCTCTCGTTCGGCCCGCGCTCGGTGGTTGGCATGTTCCTCATGCCGATCTCCAACGAGAACGGCTGGACGCGTGACGTCCTGTCGATGACGATTGCCATTCAGAACCTGATGTGGGGTATCGGCCAGCCCTTCGCCGGCGCCATTGCCGACCGGTTCGGCACGCTCCGGGTGTTCTGGGCCGGCGCCATCATGTACGCGCTTGGTCTCGCCTGCATGGGCCTGCCGCTGCCCCCGCTCGCCATGCATGTCATCTCCGGCACGCTGGTCGGTCTCGGCCTTGCCGGCGTCTCGTTCAACCTGGTTCTGTCCTGCTTCGCCAAGCTCCTGCCCGAGAGCCGCCGGCCCTCCGCGATGGGAGCCGGCACCGCTGCCTCCTCGCTCGGACAGTTCCTGTTCGCGCCGCTGACGCCCCTGCTGATCGACCTGTTCGGCTGGAAGGTCGCCCTCTTCGTCTTCGCCTGCGTGCCGGCCCTGATCTTTCCGCTGGCCTTCGCGCTGGCGACCAATCCGGCCGCCAATGTCGGTGCGGGCACCGGCGCGGAGAAGAGCGTCGCCGCGACGCTGAAGGAGGCCTTCTCCCATCCGAGCTATGTCTATCTGGTGATCGGCTTCTTCACCTGCGGCTTCCAGCTCGCCTTCATCACCACGCACTACCCGCCCTACCTGGCGGATCTGAAGATGCCCGCCTGGGTCGCGGGTTTCGCGCTGGCCTTCATCGGACTGTTCAACATCGTGGGATCGCTCACCTCCGGCTGGCTGTCGGGCCGGATGTTGAAGCGCTGGCTGCTGGTCTATATCTATTTCGCCCGTGGCGCCGTCGGCCTCATGCTGATCGTGCTGCCGCCAAGCCCGGCCGTCGCCCTGCTGTTCGCGGCCCTGATGGGCCTCCTGTGGCTCTCCACCGTGCCGCCGACCTCCGGCCTCGTCGCGCTGATGTTCGGCACGCGCTACATGGCGATGCTCTACGGCTTCGTGTTCTTCTCCCACCAGGTCGGTGGGTTCCTCGGCGTCTGGCTGGGCGGCCTGATGTACGAGCGCACCGGCTCCTATGACATCATGTGGTGGCTGAGCGTGCTGTTCTGCATCGGCTCCGGCCTGATCAACATTCCGATCAAGGAACAGCCGGCCAAGCCGGCGGCTCTGGTGCCGGCCGAATAAGGCCCTACCGGGTAGGGCCGGCCTGGCCCTACCGCGCCACCAGCACCTGACGGCAGGCCTCCGGCAGGGCCGCCAGGGTGATCGGCGGCGGCGGGCGCCAGTTCGGATTGGGGCGGGGGTTCAAGACCGCCTCGGTGAACCACCAGTCGAGATCGGCTCCGCAGCCATCTGTGGTCGGAGGCGGGTCCTGCGGCCGGCAGGACGCGTCACCGGCCGGGCAGCGGATGCGGATGTGCATGTGATAATTATGACCCGGCACGGGGCGCACCTTGCCAAGCCATGAGCGATCGCCGCTGGCTTCGCGGCACAGCGCCTTCTTGATGGCGGCATTGACCAGCACCCGCTCCACCTGCGGGTCGGTGGCGGCAGCCCGGATCACCTTGAGATGCTCGGGCGTCCAGGTGGCTGGATCGATGTCGCGGCGGTCGGCGCGCACCATGTTGATGGCCGAGGTCATTTCCCGTTCCTCGGCAGTCAGGGTCCGCCGCGGCATGGGCATCAGCCAGATATCGGCATCGAGCCCGATCTGGTGCGAGGCGTGGCCGGTGAGCATGGGGCCGCCGCGCGGCTGTGACAGGTCGCCGACCAGGATGCCCGGCCAGCGCGAGACGCGCGGCACGTTGCGGGCAAACCGCTCCAGGAAGCCGATCATGTCGGGATGGGCCCAGTTGCGGTTGCGCGACAGGCGCATGACCTGCCAGGTCTCGCCATTGACCGGTAGGGCGGTCGCGCCGGCGACGCAGCCGCGCGAATAGAAGCCGAAGGCGCGCGCCTGCATCGGCGCCCCGGATGTCGCCCGGCCGAACAGCTCCTTGGCGGCCAGGTTCGGATCGTCGGGATTGGCCAGCGGCGGAAGAACGCGTGGCGTCAGCGTGCCGCGGTCCTGGGCCGCCAGCGGCTGGAGCGCTGCGGCAAGGACGAGGGCGACGAGGGGGAGGCGGGCGAGCATGGATGTCATCCGGCGGCGTCACGGGAAGCAGGCTTCACCTTAGCCATGTTTCGTTAACCATTCCTGTCCGGCCGCCAGATCCCGGCCGGCCGCGAAAGTCGGAA
This region of Phreatobacter aquaticus genomic DNA includes:
- the ppdK gene encoding pyruvate, phosphate dikinase, which codes for MTTWVYTFGDGKAEGQSSMRNLLGGKGANLAEMSNMGLPVPPGFTITTEVCTWYYANGQAYPPELKSQVEAGLAQVGRQTGKIFGDPANPLLVSVRSGARASMPGMMDTILNLGLNDVTVEAVAQGAGDQRFAYDSYRRFIQMYSNVVLDVEHHNFEEILEHYKDRKGVSLDTELDAADWKHLIGEYKQKVVHETGKPFPQDPHEQLWGAVGAVFSSWMNQRAITYRRLHQIPESWGTAVNVQAMVFGNMGDTSATGVAFTRNPSTGAHELYGEFLINAQGEDVVAGIRTPQNITEIARIAAGSDKPSMETALPAVYEQFIKVAATLEKHYRDMQDLEFTVERGKLWMLQTRNGKRTAKASLRIAVELANEGVLTREEAVLRVDPASLDQLLHPTIDPKAERRVLASGLPASPGAAQGEIVFNSDEAEAMKAAGHKVILVRVETSPEDIHGMHAAEGILTTRGGMTSHAAVVARGMGKPCVSGAGSLRVDYQAQTMTVAGQTLKKGDVITIDGSTGQVLLGEVAMLQPELSGEFGTLMGWADQTRRLKVRTNAETPADARVAVKFGAEGIGLCRTEHMFFDEDRIVAVREMILADDEKGRRAALAKLLPMQRSDFVELFDIMAGLPVTIRLLDPPLHEFLPHTDEEIAEVAKAMGADPRKLKARAEELHEFNPMLGFRGCRLAVAYPEIAEMQARAIFEAAADSAAKSGKPVVPEVMVPLVAIKAELDIVKARIVAMAEAVMAEKGVTFEYIVGTMIELPRAALQAGKIAESAEFFSFGTNDLTQTTFGISRDDAASFLNPYLAKGLLEVDPFVSLDQDGVGELVKIAAERGRATRPDIKLGICGEHGGDPASIHFCETVGLDYVSCSPFRVPIARLAAAQAALGKAAASQA
- a CDS encoding ArgK/MeaB family GTPase; amino-acid sequence: MSSADRARTVLTLDGLRTGGKRAMAAALAAIETAAGSIELADLLDRACRDPRAATLGLTGPPGVGKSTLSNALVSGWRRAGETVGVIAIDPSSRRTGGALLGDRARISTDPTDRGVFIRSMAARDRLGGLSDQTVAAMVLMRAVYDRVLIESVGIGQSEADVAMVADTVVLCIQPGSGDSLQFMKAGVMELPDVIVVTKADMGEAALRAKADVEGALTLVTRDSGAWVAPVVLVSSTTGSGLDALADAVAAHAGWLAGTRLTERRVLQERQWVEETIRTRFGTAGLALLPGLDARDGPFQRERAATESLARRLAGSGH
- a CDS encoding cell wall hydrolase; its protein translation is MVLVPGLAASFLVLGNQPVAHQDLTSFLAARSGADQTWRRHVASLVRPSMAVASFALPQPLPRQTTEPLRVLAAHGGMSATPVDPRRSGRMPGPALGAGMDSAVIYPAVNREAKGDLLLERVSLRPSIGSLRQEPSLFTPPTDLASIGRFEAEDLGEIVDTEHSPLALGGIQLAAVTPGIGIDDRSTAARLGLGAPFISPADPLLAEGPAEDAPRLGAVPSSERAGISITGDGLIARAGAGFGAPSIPLENEPFRVATTHEATAGFDPMPGGFATDRRGDQPNGVVARALTMPAPSALQPSQPMPVMRPPTNGHPALALGLSGPTLVRAERCLAEAVYWEARSEPERGQMAVAQVVLNRANSGFYPRDVCGVVYQNAHRHLACQFTFACEGRRSLVPTEAEPWAQATRIARGMMSGQLWLADVGHATHYHATYVRPWWARSMNRLQQIGVHVFYRPRNWGSEPQPVAAPQAQAVAAGGAS
- a CDS encoding MFS transporter; amino-acid sequence: MTSTDTARPETWRTPFVIVVCGCLIGLLSFGPRSVVGMFLMPISNENGWTRDVLSMTIAIQNLMWGIGQPFAGAIADRFGTLRVFWAGAIMYALGLACMGLPLPPLAMHVISGTLVGLGLAGVSFNLVLSCFAKLLPESRRPSAMGAGTAASSLGQFLFAPLTPLLIDLFGWKVALFVFACVPALIFPLAFALATNPAANVGAGTGAEKSVAATLKEAFSHPSYVYLVIGFFTCGFQLAFITTHYPPYLADLKMPAWVAGFALAFIGLFNIVGSLTSGWLSGRMLKRWLLVYIYFARGAVGLMLIVLPPSPAVALLFAALMGLLWLSTVPPTSGLVALMFGTRYMAMLYGFVFFSHQVGGFLGVWLGGLMYERTGSYDIMWWLSVLFCIGSGLINIPIKEQPAKPAALVPAE
- the mepA gene encoding penicillin-insensitive murein endopeptidase, producing the protein MLARLPLVALVLAAALQPLAAQDRGTLTPRVLPPLANPDDPNLAAKELFGRATSGAPMQARAFGFYSRGCVAGATALPVNGETWQVMRLSRNRNWAHPDMIGFLERFARNVPRVSRWPGILVGDLSQPRGGPMLTGHASHQIGLDADIWLMPMPRRTLTAEEREMTSAINMVRADRRDIDPATWTPEHLKVIRAAATDPQVERVLVNAAIKKALCREASGDRSWLGKVRPVPGHNYHMHIRIRCPAGDASCRPQDPPPTTDGCGADLDWWFTEAVLNPRPNPNWRPPPPITLAALPEACRQVLVAR